cccctcctttctttcactctctctttcttgttaTTCCTCTTTGTCTCTTgcctttttctctccctttctctctccctgtctctctccctttctatcctgtctctctccctttctcactcctTTTCTCTCgccaattctctctccctttctctctgcctttctctctccctttgtctctccctttctctctctctctgcctttgtcTCTCCCTTTGTCACCCCCtgactctctccctttctctctccctgtctctgtccctttctcgCTCCCTTTctcgctccctttctctctccctttccctctgcctttctctctccctttgtctctccctttgtcttttcctttctctctctctctgcctttttctctcccctttctccttctttctccttctttctctctttcatattctttctctatctctatttctctctctctctttctctctctttctctttctctctttctttgtctgtttctttttctttctcctcctttctttcactCTCCCTTTCATGTTCTTCCTCTTTgtctcttccctttctctctctctttctctctctgcctttctctctccctttctcactccctttctctctccctttctctctgcctttctctctccctttgactctccctttgtctctccctttgtctttccctttctctctctctctgcctttctctctccctttctctctccctttgtctctacctttctctctctctctgcctttctcactGCCTTTctcgctccctttctctctccctttctctctccctttctctctccctttgtcaatccttttgtctctccctttgtctctacctttctctctctctctgactttctctctccctttttctctctgcctttctctctccatttctccttcgttctccttcattctctctttcatattctttctctacctctatttctctctctctctctttctctctctttctctttctctttctttgtctgtttctttttctttcgTCTCCTTTCTTTCACGCTCTCTTTCATGTTCTTCCACTTTGTCTCTTCccgttctctctccctttctctctcgctttctctctccctttcactctccctttctctctctctttaactctgcctttgtctctccctttctctctccctttctctcactctctgcatttctctctcactttctctctgcctttctctctccctttctctctccctttgtctctccctgtcccactccctttctcactcactgtctgtctccctttctctctccctgtttctctcccttgctctctgcctttctctctgcctttctctctctccctttctctctctgcctttcgcTCCTCctttctccttctttctccttctttctctcttccaTATTTTTTCTCcatctctatttctttctctctctttctctctctttctctatctctttctctttctctctttctttgtctgtttctttttctttctcctcccTTCTTTCACTCTCCCTTTCATGTTCTTACTCTTTgtctcttccctttctctctccctttctctctccctttctctctccctttctcactccctttctctctctgcctttctctgtccctttctcactccctttctctctcgctttctctctccctttctctctgcctttctctctacctttgtctctctgcctatctctctccctttctccttctttctccttctttctctctttcatattctttctctaactctctttctctctctctttctctctcttcctctttctctttctctcttcctttctctgtttctttttctttctccttctttctttcactctctttCATGTTCTTCCTCTTTgtctcttccctttctctctccctttctctctccctttttccttctttctccttctttctctctttcatattctttctctatctctctttctctctctctctctttctctctctttctctttctgtctctctttcttttttttttctcctcctttccttcactctctctttcttgatcttcctctttgtctcttcatttttttctcccattctctctccctgactctctccctttctcactcctTTTTTCTCTccgattctctctcattttctctctccctttctctctctccctttctctctctgcctttctctctccctttctccttatttctcctcctttctctctttcatattctttctctatctctctttctctgtctctttctctctctttctcttcctctttctctctttctttttctttctcctcctttctttcactctctctttcttgttcTTCCTCTTTGTCTCTTCCcttttttctccctttctctttccctgtctctctccctttctcactcctTTTCTCTCGccaattctctctcccttcctctacctgtctctctccatttctccctccatttctcactccctttctctctcccattctctctccctttctctctccctttctctctctctttctctcaccctttctctctcccattctcactccctttctctctccctttctctctccctttctcactccctttctcactccctttctctctgcctttctctctgtcattctctctgtctttccctctccctttctctctccctttctctctgcctttctctctccctttctctctgcctttctctctgccTTTGTCACTCCCTTTGTTTCTCCCTTTGTctctacctttctctctctctctgccgttctctctccctttctctctctgcctttctctatccctttctccttctttctccttctttctgtctttcatattctttctctatctctatttctctctctctctctttctctctctttctctttctctctttctttgtctgtttctttttctttctcctcctttctttcactCTCCCTTTCATGTTCTTCCTCTTTatctcttccctttctctctccctttctctctccctttctctctccctttgtctgtccctttctctctctgcctatctctcgccccttctccttctttctctctttaatattctttctctatctctctttctctctctctctttctctctctttctctttctgtctttctttctctctttcttttttctttcacctcctttctttcactctctctttcttgttcttcctctttgtttcttcacttttttctccctttctcgctccctgtctctctccctttctcactcctTTTCTCTCgccatttctctctccctttctctctctctttctctctccctttctctctccctttctccctccatttctcactccctttctctctcccattctctctccttttctctctctctgtctctctccctttctccatccctgtctctctccctttctctccctttctcactccctttctctctctctttctctctccctttctctctccctttgtctctccctttgtctttccctttctctctctctctgcctttctctctccctttctccttctttctccttctttctctctttcatattcttcctctatctctctttctctctctctctttctctctctttttctttctctttctttctctctttcttttttcgttctcctcctttctttcactctctctttcttgttcTTCCTTTTTGTCTCTTCActtttttctccctttctctctcccattctctcgcgaattctctctccctttctctccctgtctctctccctttctctctcccattctctctacctttctctctcccattctctctctccctttctctttccctttctgtctctgcctttctctctctctttctccttctttctctctttcatattttttctctatctttctttctctctctgcctttctccctCTGCCTTTCTCCATCCCTTtctcactccatttctctctccctttctctctccctttctctctccctgtctctctccatttctctctccctttctctctccctttctcattccctttctcactcccagtctctctccctttctctctgcctttctctgtccctttctcactccctgtctctctccctttctctctccctttctcactccctttctcactccctttctctctccctttctctctgcctttctctctccctttctctctccctttctctctccctatcAGTCTtcctttctcactccctttctctctcaccaattctctctccctttttctctaccggtctctctccctttctccatccctgtctctctccctttctcactccctttctctctctcttcctctctctctttctctctccttttctcactccctttctctctccctttctctctccctttctcactctctttctctctccctttctctctccctttctcattccctttctcactcccagtctctctccctttctctctgcctttctctgtccctttctcactccctgtctctctccctttctctctccctttctcactccctttctcactccctttctctctccctttctctctgcctttctctctccctttctctctccctttctctctccctatcAGTCTtcctttctcactccctttctctctcaccaattctctctccctttttctctaccggtctctctccctttctccatccctgtctctctccctttctcactccctttctctctctcttcctctctctctttctctctccttttctcactccctttctctctccctttctctctccctttctcactctctttctctctccctttctctctccctttctctctcccattctctctgcctttctctctccctgtctctctccctttctcactccctttctcactccctttctctctccctttctcactctctttctctctccctttctctctccctttctctctcccattctctctgcctttctctctccctttctctctccctgtctctctccctttctctctccctttctcactccctttctcactccctttctcactccctttctctctccctttctcactcctgttctcactccctgtctctctccctttctctctccctttctctctccctgtctctctccctttctctctacctttctctcaccctttctcactccctttctctctccctttctctctctctgtctctctccctttctcactccctttctctgtccctttctcactccctgtctctctccctttctctctccctttctcactccctttcacactccctttctctctccctttctctctgcctttctctctccctttctctctccctttctctctccctatcAGTCTTCCTTTCtcactccttttctctctcaccaattctctctccctttttctctgcctttctctctcttt
The nucleotide sequence above comes from Hemiscyllium ocellatum isolate sHemOce1 chromosome 40, sHemOce1.pat.X.cur, whole genome shotgun sequence. Encoded proteins:
- the LOC132834506 gene encoding putative uncharacterized protein DDB_G0271982, producing EEERERERERELEKEYEREKEGERERERERQRERERQRERERELAREKE